A DNA window from Calliphora vicina chromosome 1, idCalVici1.1, whole genome shotgun sequence contains the following coding sequences:
- the LOC135963732 gene encoding CUE domain-containing protein 2: MTNLERQHELVKKSLVQFVSAHIPGADFSGVDEIVLSYIISILEEASQDPCFDVEGFVEMMSAYFEDFSSIDQGVICDWIYKLANELIELQKNQDNHHQAANLSFNSLSLSDIIPESKLRARNSSSSSEKDEFPLNENDSYSVTNNGYDFDLIYCQEAKILQEMFPDSASVEIKYCVAIANGDIDSATQALLHRQETGQSLSEKPNNAIAGRKNIVVNDTELKNRIIARYSYVDKDANKKEYKPMVPKVEPKKLVRYRDNKIVSLKGERYTEVKRDEEAELKKPKKPIQP; this comes from the exons ATGACAAATTTGGAAAGACAACATGAGTTggtgaagaaaagtttagtgcAATTTGTCAGTGCCCATATACCGGGTGCGGATTTTAGTGGCGTTGACGAAATTGTACTCTCGTACATAATATCGATTTTGGAGGAAGCCTCACAAGATCCCTGTTTTGATGTGGAAGGTTTTGTGGAAATGATGAGTGCTTATTTTGAGGATTTTTCATCGATTGATCAGGGTGTGATATGCGATTGGATTTATAAATTGGCCAATGAATTGATTGAGCTGCAAAAGAATCAAGATAATCATCATCAGGCAGCTAATCTGTCATTTAA TTCACTTTCTTTGTCGGATATTATACCCGAATCAAAATTACGTGCTCGTAATTCTTCATCCTCTTCGGAAAAGGATGAGTTCCCATTAAATGAAAATGATAGTTATAGTGTGACAAATAATGGCTATGACTTTGATTTGATTTATTGTCAGGAGGCGAAGATTTTACAGGAAATGTTTCCGGACTCGGCATCTGTTGAG ATTAAATATTGTGTTGCTATAGCAAATGGTGACATCGATAGTGCTACTCAGGCACTTTTGCATCGCCAAGAAACTGGCCAGAGTTTGTCCGAGAAACCAAATAATGCCATAGCTGGTCGCAAGAATATCGTTGTAAACGACACTGAACTAAAAAATCGTATTATAGCCAG GTATTCGTATGTTGATAAAGATGCTAATAAGAAAGAATACAAGCCGATGGTGCCAAAAGTCGAGCCCAAAAAGCTTGTTCGCTATAGGGACAATAAAATTGTCTCGTTAAAGGGCGAACGTTACACAGAAGTAAAACGCGACGAAGAAGCTGAgttaaaaaaacccaaaaagcCAATTCAACCGTAA